The Actinoplanes sp. N902-109 genomic interval CGGACGTCGTGGTGGAGGCAGTCGGCCGGCCCGAGACGTACAAGCAGGCGTTCTATGCCCGTGACCTGGCCGGCACGGTGGTCCTGGTGGGCGTGCCGACCCCCGAGATGACCATCGAACTGCCGTTGCTGGACGTGTTCGGCCGCGGCGGCGCGCTCAAGAGCAGCTGGTACGGCGACTGCCTGCCGACCCGTGACTTCCCGATGCTGACCGAGCTGTATCAGCAGGGCCGGCTCGACCTGGACCGGTTCGTGACCGAGGAGATCCGGCTCGACCAGGTCGAGGAGGCGTTCGCCAAGATGCACAGCGGCGACGTGCTGCGCTCGGTGGTGATCTTCTGATGACGGCCCGGGTCGACCATGCGGTCACCAGCGGCACGTTCAGCCTCGACGGCGAGACCTTCGACGTCGACAACAACGTGTGGGTGGTGGGCGACGACGCCGAGTGCGTGGTCATCGACGCCCCGCACTCCGTGCCCGAGATCCTCGAAGTGGTCAACGGCCGCAAGGTCGTCGCCATCATCCTCACGCACGCCCACGACGATCACGTCCGCGTGGCGCCCGAGCTGGCCGAGCGCACCGGAGCGCCGCTGCTGCTGCACCCGGCGGAGGACGTCCTCTGGAAGCTCACCCACCCGGGCCTGCCGATGCCGGCCCCGCTGAGCGACGGCCAGGAGATCACGGTGGCCGGCACGACGCTCACCGTCCTGCACACCCCCGGCCACAGCCCGGGCGCAGTCTGCCTCTATGCCCCGGCCCTCGGCTGCGTCTTCACCGGCGACACCCTGTTCCAAGGCGGCCCCGGCGCCACCGGCCGCTCCCACAGCGACCGCCCCACCATCGAACGCTCCATCCGCGACCGGCTCCTCACCCTGCCGCCCGCCACGGTCGTGCACACCGGCCACGGCCCCGACACCACAATCGAAACCGAACAATAAGGTACGGCACAGCACCGCCGGCGCCCCCACCGCCGGCGCCGCCGCTGCTCACGGCTCTGCCGCGTCCGCCGGGCTGACCTGCCCACTCACCCTCCCCGAGCATCCCGCTCACCCTCAGCCGCCCCAGCACCAGCACGATCCCAGCGCCGCCCGGCCGCACCATCGGCCGGCGGCGCACGGGGTTCCGCTCCCGGCCGGTCGCCGTGTCAGCTGGTCGCGGTCTCGGCTGGTCACTGTGTCAGCAGGTCGCGGTCTCGGCTGGCCGCCGCGTAGCTGGTCGCGCGGTGTTGGCTGGGCGCGGTGTCGGCTGGCCGCCGCGTAGCTGGTCGCGCGGTGTTGGCTGGGCGCGGTGTCGGCTGGCCGCCGCGTAGCTGGTCGCGCGGTGTTGGCTGGGCGCGGTGTCGGCTGGCCGCCGCGTAGCTGGTCGCGCGGTGTCGGCTGGGCGCGGTGTCAGCTGGTCGCGGTGTTGGCTGGTCGCGCACGGGAGCGGTTCGGGCGTCGGCTGGTCGCGGTGTCTGCCGGCCGCGCACGGTGCCGGTATCGGGTAGTCGCGGTGTCGTCTGATCGCGCACGGTGCTGGCGTAGGGGTGGTCGCGGTGTCGGCCGGGCCGTCTCGGGGTGGTTCCGGCACTGGGAGTCGTGCTGCGGGCTGGTCAAGCGCGAATCCGGTGTCGGCGTTGGGCGATCGAGGCGTCCGCTGGTCGGGTACGGGGGTAGTTCCGGCGTCGGCTGGTCATGCGGGCTGGTCGAGCGCGGATCCGGTGTCGGCGTCGGGCAGTCGAGGCGTCCGCTGGTCGGGTACGGGGTGGTTCCGGCGTCATCTGGTCATGCGGGCTGGTCGAGCACGGATCCGGTGTCGGCGTCGGGCAGTCGAGGCGTCCGCTGGTCGGGTACGGGGTGGTTCCGGCATCGGCCGGTCATGCGGGCCGGTCGCGCACGGGCCGGTACTGGCGTCGGGTGCGCACGGTGTCGGGCGGGTGGGCACCGGGGCAATCACGGCGTCGCCCGGACCGGCACGGCCGCGCTCGTGACGACTGTTCGGTCAGGCAGTTTCGGCGCCGAGCAGTAACAGCGGAATCAGATCCGGCACCTAGACAGCCGAGGCGCTGGTGTCAGCGCCACCGGGTCTGGCTGCGGGCAAGTCGCGGCGTCTGCAGTCCGCGCCATGGGGCCTGGCCCAGGGACAAGTCGCGCCGTCGACAGGTTCGGCGCTCCTTACACCGGGCAGTCCGGGCGTCGGGCAGTCCCGGGCGTCGGGCAGTCCCGGGCGTCGGGCGGTCCCAGGCGTCGGGCGGTCCCAGAGCCGGCAGTTACAGGCACCGTGCAGTCCCAGCGTCGGCAGGTTCGGGCGTCGGGCAGTTCCTCGAACGGACAGTCCTGGCGTCGGGCAGTTCTTGGAACGGACAGTCGCGGCGGCGGGCACCGTGGCCCGAAGGAAGTCCCGGCGCCGCCTACCCCGGCGTCGCGCTGTCATTGTGTCAGCCGGTCCGGCACCAAGGCAGTTCCGCCACCGGGCAGTGGCGGCATCGCCGGTTCTGGCATCGGGCAGTGGCGGCGCCACCCGGCCCGGCATCCGGGTAGTCGCGTCGTCGTGGCTGGTCCGGCGCCGGGGGTGGTTACAGCGTCGCCTGTTCCGGCGCCCTGGGCACTTCGTGGCATCGGCCAGGCGCGTCGTCGGCGGGTCCGGCACCGAGTCACCCGGGCAGTCACGGCCCGCGCCGGTTTGGCCCCCGCCGGTTTGGCCCGCGCTGGTTCGGCCTGCGCTGGTTCGGCTCACGCCGGTTCGGGCCGCGCCGGTTTCGCTGGGGGC includes:
- a CDS encoding MBL fold metallo-hydrolase, whose product is MTARVDHAVTSGTFSLDGETFDVDNNVWVVGDDAECVVIDAPHSVPEILEVVNGRKVVAIILTHAHDDHVRVAPELAERTGAPLLLHPAEDVLWKLTHPGLPMPAPLSDGQEITVAGTTLTVLHTPGHSPGAVCLYAPALGCVFTGDTLFQGGPGATGRSHSDRPTIERSIRDRLLTLPPATVVHTGHGPDTTIETEQ